Genomic DNA from Thiosocius teredinicola:
CTGTGTCCTCGTCCCGAAATCTCGCATAAGCTACTGAAAGTCCCGGCGGATCTGTGCGTTGTATTCGCCAAGCTTTCAGGCTGCCTGACGCAACAACAGGTTTTATAGAACAGAATGCAAAGAACATTGATTGCCACGGTGACCGCAGCAGCGCTCGCGTTAGCCGTACCGGTGTTTGGCGCCGACACCCCCCCCAGCACAGGCAATAGCGAAGATATCTTTGTCGTAAAAGAGTCTTCGGAGACGCCGACGATCGTGGTCAGTGGCAGCGTCGTGCCATTTAAAGAAGTGACGCTGGCCGCGCAGTTGCCCGGGCGGGTCAAATACATGTCCGGCATCGAGGGCGACAAATTCGACGCCGGAACGACGCTGGTGGCGCTGGATGAAACGGAACTGCTGGCCAAGCGCAGCGCCGCTTATGCGCAGCTGGCAGCGGCAGACGCTGAGATGCGCAATGCCAACGTGCAGTACTCGCGCGAGTTGTGGTCGCCGCAGTCGAAAAACGCACCCGGTGGAATGGGAATCCCCAATCTGTTCGATCAGATGTTCACCCGTCCGGCCGAAGATATGTTCGGCGGGCGCGACCGCACCGCTGAGCGCAGTGCCGATCTCTACGCCTCCAGCACCCGCATGGAACAGGCACGCAGTTCGATCCTGCGCGCCCAGTCGGAGATTCGCGCAATCGATGCGAAATTGCGCGACGCCAAGAGTCTTGCGCCCTTCGACGGGGTGATCGTCGAGAAGTTTGTCGAAGAAGGCGACACGGTTCAGCCTGGTCTGCCGATGCTGAAGTTCGCCGACGTGACCTGGCTGCAGATCGAAATGGATGTACCGGCACGTCTCGCCCAAGGGCTCGAGCCGATGGAAGTCCTCGAGAAGGCCGCAACGTTCGATGATCATCGCGAGCCGGTCGACGTGCGTGTCGCCCAGGTGTTTCCGATGGCCGATGTGCAGCGCCACACCATCAGGGTGAAGTTCGACATCCCGCAGGGTGTTTCCAAGCCGGGCATGTACGCACGGATTCAGATTCCGGATCGCACCGGCCCGGTCAAGAGCCAGTTGCCGGTCATTCCCAGCACGGCAATCCGTTACCGCGGCAGTCTGCCGGTGGTGTATATCCAGAACGACGAAGGACGCCCCGAACTGCGAATGATTCGCCAGGGAAAACGCCTGGGTAACGGGATGACGATGGTACTGTCGGGTGTCGCACCCGGCGACCGCGTATACCCGAATCCAGGCCCCGACATGATGAGTCGAAGCCGCGGCGAATAAGTTTGCCGCCTTTCCGGGTGCCGCTCGTGCACGGCACCCGCCAAGCACAACGGATTAGAAAACTGGCATGAGCGAGAACGACACGCGCCCCTCCGAATCGCCGGAACCGGTCGATAGTCCGAACCTCGGGCTCGCCGGCAGCATGGCGCGCTTTTTCATCAAATCCCCGTTGTCGCCGCTGTTGTATCTGGCGATGTTGTTGCTCGGTATCCTCGGGCTGTTCGCCACGCCGCGACAGGAAGACCCGCAGATATCGGTGCCGATGGTCGACCTGATTGTTCAGTACCCCGGTGCCGAACCTGAGCAGGTTGCCTCGCTGGCGGTGCAGCCGCTCGAGCGCATCATGTACGAGATCGAGGGTGTCGATCACGTCTACTCGGCGAGCCAGCGCGGCATGGGCATCGTGACCGTGCAGTTCGATGTCGGCGAGGAGATGGAGAACTCGCTGGTCAAGGTCAACGACAAGCTCGAATCAAACATGGATCGCATCCCACCGGGTGTGATGCCGCCGTTGGTTAAAGCCAAGGGTATCGACGACGTGCCGGTGGTGACGCTGACCTTCTGGTCGGAGAAAGACTATAACAGCGACGGTATCCCCGACGTCGACGATTCGCAGTTGCGTCGCCTGGCGCAATCGGTGCTGCAGCATATCAAGGAGATTCCGGACACCGGTGACAGCTTCGTCGTCGGTGGGCGTGCCGAACAGGTCACGATCGAGGTCTATCCGGAACGCTTGGCCGGTTATGGGTTGAGCCTCGGGCAGGTTGCCGACGCCATTCAGAAGTCCAATGTCGAGATGCAGATGGGCGGGGTCGAGTCCGGCGGCACCCACATGATGGTGGTGTCCGGTGCCTTCCTCGAAACGGTCGAGGACATCAATCGTCTGCAGGTGGGGGTGCATAACGGCGCGCCGGTTTACGTGCACGATGTCGCCGATGTGCGCCAGGGGCCCGAAGACGCCAACCAGACGGTGGCCTATTACACGGGTGCTGCTGCCGAGAATCCCGACCTGGCGATCAGTGTGCCGGCGGTCACTATCGCTGTCGCCAAGAAAAAAGGTACTAACGGCGTCAGCGTCGCCGAGGCGATTCTCAAGCGTGTAGAGAGCCTGCGCGGCCAACTCATTCCGAACGATGTGCACGTCAGCACGACGCGTAACTACGGCAAGACGGCGGAGCAGAAGGTCAATGACCTGATCTTCAAACTGTTCATCGCGACCTTGTTCGTGTTCGTGCTGGTATGGATAGCGTTCCGTGCATTGAAGCCGGCGTTCGTCGTGTTGTTCGTTGTGCCGGTCGTGCTGCTGTTCACGATCCTGTGCGCCATGTTGCTCGACTTTACGATCGACCGCGTGTCGTTGTTCGCGTTGATTTTCTCGATCGGTATCCTGGTCGACGATGCGATCGTGGTCGTTGAGAACATCTACCGGCGATGGCTCGAACAGGGGCAGACCGATGAGGACACCGCGGTGGACGCGGTGCGCGAGGTCGGCAACCCGACGATACTGGCCACGCTGACGGTTATCGGCGCGCTGCTGCCGATGGGCGCGGTTACCGGCATGATGGGGCCGTATATGTTGCCGATCCCGGTGCTGGGCTCGGTCGCGATGGGTATCTCATTGTTCGCCGCGTTCGTGTTTACACCGTGGTTCGCGATCCATGGTCTGTTCCGGCCGACGATGCACTATCTGGAGAGCGCCGAGAAACGCGAGCATCGTGAGGCGGAGTGGCTGGAAGGCCTGTATCGCAGGGTGCTGATGCCGCTGATCTCCGATCGGCGCAAAGCGCGCCTGTTCAAGCTCGCGATGTGGGGAACGCTGCTGCTCGCCTGCTCCTTCTTCTATTTCAAATGGGTGGCGGTGAAGATGCTGCCGCTCGACAACAAGCCGGAGTTCTCGGTGGTGTTGGATATGCCGGAAGGCACGCCGCTGCCCGAGACCGGCAACATGGCGCACATCATTGCCGAGCGCCTGCGTCGTATGCCCGAAGTGACGGCGGCGCAGATCTATGTCGGCACTGCGCGGCCATTCGATTTCAACGGCATGGTCCGCCATTACTATCTGCGTCAGTCGCCGTGGCAGGCCGAAGTGCAATTGCAACTGCTCGACAAGACCGAGCGTTCCCGTTCAAGCCACGAGATTGCCGTCGACGCACGCGAACAGGTGAAGGCGCTGGTTGCGGGCAGTGGAGCAAGGTTCTCCGTGGTCGAGATGCCACCCGGCCCACCGGTGTTGCAGTCGGTCGTTGCAGAGGTGCATGGGCCGGATCCGAAGACGCGGCGCGAGGTCGCGCGTTATCTCACCGACATCTTCGGCCAGACGGAGAGCTTGCGCGATGTCGACAACTACATGCGCGAACCGTACGACTACTGGCACTTCGAGGTCGATAACGAAAAAGCCCAGCGACGCGGAATCTCGGTTGACGCGATAAACGGCGAACTGCGGATGGCTCTGGGGGGATTCGTGCTCGGTGACGTCAAGCAACGCGCCGGCCATGAGCCGATCAATATCGTGATCCAGGTGCCGCTTGCCGAGCGTTCGCAGATCAACCGACTCGGCGACATCCTTGTGCAGTCACCGTTGTCAGGTGTCGGTGTGCCATTGCGCGAACTTGGCGACTTCCAGCGTCGTACCGAGGCCGACATCATTTACAACAAGGATCTGCGGCCCGTCGAGTACGTGGTGGCCGACGTCGGCGGTCGCCTGGCGGCGCCGATCTACGGCATGTTGCAGGTTGAGGACAAGCTGGCTGAATTGGGCTGCGAGACTCCGGACAAGGTCTCGTTGTGCGAGAACATCCATTACACCGGGCCGCCGCCGAACGACAATGTTTCCTCGATCGAGTGGGCCGGTGAATGGACAGTGACATATGAAACGTTCCGCGATATGGGTATCGCGTTCGGCGCCGCGCTGATTCTGATCTACATCCTGGTTGTCTGGGAGTTCGGCAACTTCCGCATTCCTGCGTTGATCATGGCGCCGATCCCATTGACCCTGCTTGGCATCATTCCGGCGCACATGCTGTTCTTCCAGATGGGGTGGGGCGGCGAGTTCACCGCGACGTCGATGATCGGGTGGATCGCATTGGCCGGCATCATCGTGCGCAACTCGATTCTGCTGGTCGACTTTTCCGTACACCGGATCCAGGAGGGTGATTCGGTTGTCGATGCCGTCATCAGCGCCTGTAAGACACGGACACGGCCGATCCTGATTACCGCATTTGCCCTGGTGTGCGGCTCGTCGGTGATCTTCTTCGATCCGATCTTCCAGGGCATGGCCATTTCGTTGGCCTCGGGTGTGTTGGTGTCGACCATTCTGACCCTGGTTGTAATTCCGCTGGGATGCGTTGCTGCCGCCGATTCGCTGTGCGCCGTTGCCGGTGGTACGGCGTGCCGCAAGTTCTCGGACGGTGACGAACCCGAGCCCGGTCCCGATGGCCCTGCCGGTGGGCCGCGCGTCGGTGATCCCCTGTGGGTGCGCGCCTGGAGTGGTTTTGCCGGTGTCCTGTTTACTGTGGTCGGCGCCGTATCCGGTGCGGTCGGTTGGCTCATTGGTCTGTTCAAGAGCAAACGCGAGCAATCCCCGCGACCCAGTTACGCGACCCCTACACCTGCACCTGCAACGAATGTGGCCGCACCATCGACCGCCGCCACTGTGCAACCCGTACGCACTGCGCCGGTGCCGGCGGGACCTGAAAAGCCGAATGTTGATGCGGTGAGCGACAAGCCACCCGCGTCGGCGAGCGAAGAAGCAAAGCCCGCAGCGCCCGTTACGCCGCCGGTTACGGCCAAACGCGAAACCAGCGTTGCTCAGAGTGCGAAAACGACGCCTGCCAAGGCGGCGGTCAAACCGAAGGTCACAGCCAAGCGGGCCGAGACGGCGGGCAAAACGCAGGCGACCGAAACGGCCAAGGTCGAAGACGCGCCGGCGACTGCCGAGAAGGCGCCCGACGTCGCTAATCGCGCTGAGCCGGCCAAGAAGGTTGCTGCCGAGAAGGCGGATACCAAGGCGCGCAAGCCGGCCAAGAAACGCGTCGTGGTCAAGAAAGTCGAGCCCGAAGAAGCCAAAGCCAAGACCGACGACAGCGCGAGCACAGTCGGCAAGCGCACGGTCACGCGCAAGACGGCCAAGAAGAAGACCTCTGCTGCCAAGTCGAACGGCACCAAGAAGACAGCCGCTAAAAAGCCGAAACCACCGGTCGTCGGCGCGCGTAAGAAGGCTTCAGGAAGGAGAGGCATTCAATTGAAAACCCTCGGAAAGCCGGGCGGCGACGGTCTAAACTGACGGATAGAGCAGGCGGTCGCAGAACCGCTTCGCCGATGCTTACCGCGCGGCGCAGTCGGTCGCCGTACATAAAGAGGGTTTTGAAGTTTGATCAGCCGGACATTCCCCTTAGGCGTGGCGTTGAGGCTGCTGGCTTCAGCGTCTCTGGGGCTATGCCTGTCTGGTTTTGCCAATGCCGACCATCCGGCAGGTTTTGCTGCCGCGCACTATCAGTACCTGCCTGCCAACTCATTCCGAGGGGCGAAATCGGCGCCTTCGATGCGCTGGCGACCGCACGCCGCCGCCGGGCATTCGCGGCCGTCGCCTTCGATCAAGAGAGACAATCGCCAGGAACACCCTTCGGCGTTTCGCGGTTCGTATTCTCAGCTTCCCGATCGTGCAGGCGCGCGCAAAGCGGTACCGATTACGCGTGGTCAGGGTCAGGGGCAACGATTCCGTCCTGACGACAGGTATGATCTGGGTGAACGGATCGAACCGCGTGCCGAACCCGGCGACGATGCCGCCGCTGCGCGCTTGCAGTCGCAGTTTCGTCCACCGCGTTCCAACGATCGTCCAAGCTACGAAGAGTTGCAGCGCGGAACTGATCTGCAGGGCCCCTACGGCGCGCCGCTGCCGCCCTATCCAATGACGCCGGGCTTTCCAGGTTATGGTGGTTATGTCCCACCCTGGTGAGGTATCGTTGCCAGCATTCAGCCATCCAGTGCCGCGCATTCCCAAGATGTGACGCGACAAGCTAATCGGCGCGACATGGCAAACAGCAGTTTTTCGAGGAGCAGTATGAAGTATCAAATACGAGCGGCCACGATGGTGGGTCTAGTGTTGTTGGGCGTTGGCGTTATCGCCAGCGGCCAGGCGATCGCCTATGGTCCGCAATGGCGTCCGATCGACCCGCCACCGAATGCTATGCAGCAGCCGGCCGCGGCGGCAGCGAACGCGGTCCCTGGCGGGCCGGTGTTTCGTCCGGCGAGCATGCCGCGCAATCCGTTTTCTTATGCCAACCCCTACACGTATTCGGCCTATGGACCGGCAGCCTATGCGCCAGCCTATCCGTATCGTGGCCGTTCCGACTGGCGCAGTCGTGCGCCGGCAGTGAACATGCCGATGGCCGGTATGCAGTATCAGCCGGGAGCCTATCAACCGCCGGCGTTTACCCAGCAATACGGCTGGCGCGCTGCACCACAGCCCTGGATCGCCGATCGTGCGATGTATCCCGGGCAGATGTTCCACACGCCGTTCGATGCCTACCAGCAGATGTATCCTGCGTCATTCGCTTGGGCCAATCCGTTTACCGGCCCACAGCCGGTTGCCTACGGCGGTAGTCAATGGCCGGGACACTCAACGTTCGCAGGCTACTATCCTGATCCGCGCTGGTTGGCAAACGGATACGCGGCAGCAATGTCACGCTATCCGTCGGCTTGGTCGAATGCTTATGGTTGGGGAGCGCCCGGTGGGCAGTGGCCGATGCCGCAAATGGCCATGGCCAATCCGTGGTCGCCGTCGCGTGCAGCGCCGCAAGGTTACGGTTATCGGGGTATGCCCCAGCCGCAACCGTGGTTGGGCAGGATGGCATTCAGGCCACCGGTTTATGGCACGGAGTCGCGCGCTGCTTACACGGCAGAGACATCACGCAACGAAGAGCAGTTTACTCGCGACAATCTCCCGGGTTGGGTGACAACCTATCAGGAGAGCGAGCAGTTGGACTATTGTGCGTGGTGTGGTGGGAGTTAAATAAAAACCCAGAAAAGGGGATTTGATGGTCACCGTAATCGGGAGTCTGAAAGGCGGGTCGGGAAAGAGCACCGTAACGTTCAACCTAGCGATCTGGTTGGCAATGGCCGAACAGAATGTCGCTGTCGTCGACGCCGATCCGCAGGCGACACTGACGGACGTGCTCGAGGTTCGCCGCGAAGAGGGTTTTCAGCCAGACGTCGAACGCTTAGGCGCCGCGATACTCACCAACCACGATGAACTGAAGCAGCATGGCGAGGTGTTGATCGACGTCGGCACTGCGTCGATGGACAACCTGAAAGCCGCGATCGCGGTCGCCGACCGAATTATCGTCCCCGTTCCCCCCAGTCAAGCCGATATCTGGTCGACACAACGCTTCCTGCGTTTCGTCGATGCCCAGGTGGGCGATCGTCAGCCCGAGATTGTCGGGTTCATCAATCGGGGCGACACGCACCGTGCGGTGCGCGAATCCGATGAAGCAGCTGCGGCGCTGGTGTCGTTGCCGGGGATCCGTTTTCTCAAACCGCGGCTGTCGCAACGCACGGTGTATCGCCGCTCGTTCAGTGAGGGCTTGGCGGTCTTCGAACAGGAACCGCGCGGCAAGGGCGCGGCCGAATGGAATGCCCTGGCCGCAGTGCTCTACGCCGACGTACTGAGCTGAGCACCAGATGCCCGGCAACCTGATACTGGCGTTCGTCCGCTGGCTGGCTACACATCTCGTTGTGATCACATTTGCAGGCTTTGCGGTTACCGGGCTGTGGGTGTTCGGACTCGTGGATCTCGAGGACCTTGCCGCGACCTTGCGCGGTCAGCCGCGACCTTCGGCAACGGCCGCCGTCGACAGTACCGGCCAGCCGCTTAAGAGCGCTGCGCCAACAGGGCCGAGCGCGCCGCTCGAAGACCCCGCGGGGGTGCAGAAATCTGCACCGGATGGTGATACAGCGGGAGGCGAGGGTGCGCCCAAGCCTGATCACCGGCCGGATCTGGACGAATCCCCCATCTCGCTCCCCGACGAGCCACCGCAGCCGAAGATGATCGGTGGCAGTATCCCGGTGTTCAAGGAGCACGCCGAACAACCGCCATCGTCGACTGCAACACCGGCAGAAAGCGAGACCGATCCCGCGGTTTCGACCTTTCGTCCGCCCGAGGTCGTCGCCGACGAGGTGCCGGTGCAGCCGAGTCGGGCCGACATGTTGCAGCAGGCGCGCCGTGCTTTCTGGAACGGCGACTACGAGGCCGCCGAAGCCGCCTACATGGCGCTGATTTCGGAGTATCCGGGCGATGCGGACGGGTTTGGCGAGTTGGGGAACCTCTACCGGAAAACGGGGCGTAACGCCCGCTCCCTGGACGCCTACTACGAGGCGGGCCGTCGCCTGAAAGCGATGGGCGAGGGTGAAAAATTGCAACGGATCATTGATTTGCTGGTCGAAGCAGGGGACGATCGAGCAGATAGGCTAAAGCAATAGATGAACGACACGAGGGTACGACGTATGACGGGCATGGGGTTACTTGACCTAACTCAGAATTAAATGCCGGTTGCATCGTATATAATTACATTAGAAAATTCGGATACACCGAATTAAAGGGGCGGCCTGTGAGTAACAATAACGATGCCACTGACGTTGTAGCGGACGCGAACGCAGGGTATGCGCGACTCTCAGAAGTTTTTGAGTCGAGTGCCAAGCGATGGGAACTGATTGTTTATCCATCGCTTTTTGCCTTCATCATCCTGGCTGCCTACGGCTTTTACCTGATCTACAACCTCGCCAAGGATGTTCACTACCTGGCGATCAGTGTCGACACCAATATGCAGCTTGTGGCCGGCAACATGCAGAGCGTTTCGAACAATATGAGTCAGTTGACGGCGAACGTACGCGCAATGACCGTCACAATGGATTCGATCGACAACCGTGTGGCCATACTCGAGCCGATGCTCTCCAATCTCGACTCGATGGATAACGCCATCCAGTCCATGACCTACGCAACGCACACGATGGGGCAGGCAACCCAGTACATGCAGACGGATATGTCGCGCCTGAACCACAACATCGGTCGGCCGATGTCGTTCATGAACGCCTTCATGCCGTGGTGATTACCCGCTAGGAAAAGCTGGCGCGTCAGACTGCGCCGAGTACGTGCCCATCTTCGCCACTTCGGCGACTGATTTCAGATCGAGCAATTGAATCCCCGAGCGTTCCGCCCGGGGCTTGGTTTTGCGGCTTACTGCTGGTGTTCTTCGTCG
This window encodes:
- a CDS encoding efflux RND transporter periplasmic adaptor subunit, giving the protein MQRTLIATVTAAALALAVPVFGADTPPSTGNSEDIFVVKESSETPTIVVSGSVVPFKEVTLAAQLPGRVKYMSGIEGDKFDAGTTLVALDETELLAKRSAAYAQLAAADAEMRNANVQYSRELWSPQSKNAPGGMGIPNLFDQMFTRPAEDMFGGRDRTAERSADLYASSTRMEQARSSILRAQSEIRAIDAKLRDAKSLAPFDGVIVEKFVEEGDTVQPGLPMLKFADVTWLQIEMDVPARLAQGLEPMEVLEKAATFDDHREPVDVRVAQVFPMADVQRHTIRVKFDIPQGVSKPGMYARIQIPDRTGPVKSQLPVIPSTAIRYRGSLPVVYIQNDEGRPELRMIRQGKRLGNGMTMVLSGVAPGDRVYPNPGPDMMSRSRGE
- a CDS encoding efflux RND transporter permease subunit, whose product is MSENDTRPSESPEPVDSPNLGLAGSMARFFIKSPLSPLLYLAMLLLGILGLFATPRQEDPQISVPMVDLIVQYPGAEPEQVASLAVQPLERIMYEIEGVDHVYSASQRGMGIVTVQFDVGEEMENSLVKVNDKLESNMDRIPPGVMPPLVKAKGIDDVPVVTLTFWSEKDYNSDGIPDVDDSQLRRLAQSVLQHIKEIPDTGDSFVVGGRAEQVTIEVYPERLAGYGLSLGQVADAIQKSNVEMQMGGVESGGTHMMVVSGAFLETVEDINRLQVGVHNGAPVYVHDVADVRQGPEDANQTVAYYTGAAAENPDLAISVPAVTIAVAKKKGTNGVSVAEAILKRVESLRGQLIPNDVHVSTTRNYGKTAEQKVNDLIFKLFIATLFVFVLVWIAFRALKPAFVVLFVVPVVLLFTILCAMLLDFTIDRVSLFALIFSIGILVDDAIVVVENIYRRWLEQGQTDEDTAVDAVREVGNPTILATLTVIGALLPMGAVTGMMGPYMLPIPVLGSVAMGISLFAAFVFTPWFAIHGLFRPTMHYLESAEKREHREAEWLEGLYRRVLMPLISDRRKARLFKLAMWGTLLLACSFFYFKWVAVKMLPLDNKPEFSVVLDMPEGTPLPETGNMAHIIAERLRRMPEVTAAQIYVGTARPFDFNGMVRHYYLRQSPWQAEVQLQLLDKTERSRSSHEIAVDAREQVKALVAGSGARFSVVEMPPGPPVLQSVVAEVHGPDPKTRREVARYLTDIFGQTESLRDVDNYMREPYDYWHFEVDNEKAQRRGISVDAINGELRMALGGFVLGDVKQRAGHEPINIVIQVPLAERSQINRLGDILVQSPLSGVGVPLRELGDFQRRTEADIIYNKDLRPVEYVVADVGGRLAAPIYGMLQVEDKLAELGCETPDKVSLCENIHYTGPPPNDNVSSIEWAGEWTVTYETFRDMGIAFGAALILIYILVVWEFGNFRIPALIMAPIPLTLLGIIPAHMLFFQMGWGGEFTATSMIGWIALAGIIVRNSILLVDFSVHRIQEGDSVVDAVISACKTRTRPILITAFALVCGSSVIFFDPIFQGMAISLASGVLVSTILTLVVIPLGCVAAADSLCAVAGGTACRKFSDGDEPEPGPDGPAGGPRVGDPLWVRAWSGFAGVLFTVVGAVSGAVGWLIGLFKSKREQSPRPSYATPTPAPATNVAAPSTAATVQPVRTAPVPAGPEKPNVDAVSDKPPASASEEAKPAAPVTPPVTAKRETSVAQSAKTTPAKAAVKPKVTAKRAETAGKTQATETAKVEDAPATAEKAPDVANRAEPAKKVAAEKADTKARKPAKKRVVVKKVEPEEAKAKTDDSASTVGKRTVTRKTAKKKTSAAKSNGTKKTAAKKPKPPVVGARKKASGRRGIQLKTLGKPGGDGLN
- a CDS encoding nucleotide-binding protein translates to MVTVIGSLKGGSGKSTVTFNLAIWLAMAEQNVAVVDADPQATLTDVLEVRREEGFQPDVERLGAAILTNHDELKQHGEVLIDVGTASMDNLKAAIAVADRIIVPVPPSQADIWSTQRFLRFVDAQVGDRQPEIVGFINRGDTHRAVRESDEAAAALVSLPGIRFLKPRLSQRTVYRRSFSEGLAVFEQEPRGKGAAEWNALAAVLYADVLS